From Fibrobacter sp. UWEL, a single genomic window includes:
- the dapF gene encoding diaminopimelate epimerase, whose amino-acid sequence MSLKFSKWTGLGNDFVLVEPGEAFDMTLGADLEKRVIELCDRRFGIGADGVVVVTPLHSGEEYVVAEKDVRATSDGKGNGVDFEMRIFNADGSEAAMCGNATRCVAKFIRTRGLSDKDSFVLHTKSGLIKPAILGDANKLEDAQVCVNMGAPRDFLGTIKLTADSFDFTGETVSMGNPHTVIFVDDIEKIQLENWGPILEHDKQFPDRCNIEFAQVVAPGKIRMRVWERGCGVTMACGTGSCATLVAAQRTGRVGLESDVVLDGGTLHIKHEEDGPVLMTGPAKECFRGEV is encoded by the coding sequence ATGTCATTGAAATTTTCTAAGTGGACTGGTCTCGGAAACGATTTCGTTCTGGTGGAACCGGGTGAAGCTTTTGATATGACTCTGGGTGCAGACCTGGAAAAGCGCGTGATTGAACTTTGCGATCGTCGTTTTGGTATTGGTGCCGATGGGGTTGTTGTTGTGACTCCGTTGCACAGTGGCGAAGAATACGTTGTGGCCGAAAAGGATGTTCGTGCTACTAGCGACGGCAAAGGCAATGGTGTTGATTTCGAAATGCGAATCTTTAACGCGGATGGTTCCGAAGCGGCCATGTGCGGTAACGCTACTCGCTGCGTGGCTAAGTTCATTCGTACCCGCGGCCTGAGTGACAAGGATTCCTTTGTACTTCATACCAAGAGCGGCTTGATAAAGCCCGCAATTCTTGGCGATGCAAACAAGCTGGAAGATGCTCAGGTTTGCGTGAATATGGGTGCTCCCCGCGATTTCTTAGGAACCATCAAGCTTACTGCGGATTCCTTCGACTTTACTGGCGAAACCGTTTCCATGGGCAATCCCCACACTGTGATTTTCGTGGATGATATTGAAAAAATCCAGTTGGAAAACTGGGGCCCGATTCTGGAACACGATAAGCAGTTCCCGGACCGTTGCAACATTGAATTTGCCCAAGTTGTGGCTCCCGGCAAGATCCGTATGCGCGTGTGGGAACGCGGTTGTGGCGTAACCATGGCTTGTGGAACCGGAAGCTGCGCTACTCTGGTGGCTGCTCAGCGTACTGGCCGCGTAGGTCTTGAATCCGACGTGGTTCTGGATGGCGGAACCCTCCACATCAAGCACGAAGAAGACGGACCAGTCCTCATGACCGGCCCCGCGAAGGAATGCTTTAGAGGCGAGGTTTAG
- a CDS encoding DNA gyrase/topoisomerase IV subunit A, producing the protein MSEERQDSTLGLSNVNHLEKLYNGWFLDYASYVILDRAVPYFEDGLKPVQRRILHSLFENHDGRYQKVATIVGRTMAYHPHGDASIGDALVGLGQKGLLIDTQGNWGNPFTGDRAAAPRYIEGRLTPFAVDVVFNPETTEWIPSYDGRSEEPVTLPVKFPLLLAQGVDGIAVGLSTYILPHNFRELCQASIDYLRGKKVVLYPDFFTGGIIDVSDYNDGQRGGKVKVRAKIEKVDNKTLAIKEIPYGTTTVSLIESIVKANEKGKIKIKHVDDNTSQSVEILIHLQPGTDPQVAMNALYAFTDCEKSLSPCTCVIVDKHPKFLGVSEILKMNTDHTVQLLKWELENERKHLDDKWHMTSLEKIFIEKKVYQVIENAKSRDEMVQLIDDGLKPYIKHLRREVTQEEILKLAEIPIRRISRFDRKKADELLAELDASIQQNTFNQEHITDYTIDHFKNILKKYGEGKERKSEIAEFGKVEAVHVAIANQKLYVNRKEGFLGTGMKKEEYLFDVSEYDDLIVFKADGSFKVVKVSDKDFVGKDIILVEKFKKDDDRHIYNVIHLDGKDGAYYIKRFNVGGVTRDKDYFMGKGKPGSKILYMSSNMNGEAEVVEVTLKPRPRTKLNFEVDFSTIEVKGRGAMGNIVTKYPVKSIKRLRKGVSTLGARVLYFDAPSGVISTQKKGDRIGEFGEKDKILIVKENGSARVHDMADPIIVGTGIKYIHKYDPTQIFSILYFEGGNFNYMVKRFNLDGCPMTTEFNLISDHKDSKMIEFFASNDAKELMEYQVGREVQKEELDLTEVAEIKGYKALGSKFTAKKVKRVSRISPADSFDDGASESDDADDAEPSLF; encoded by the coding sequence ATGAGCGAAGAAAGACAAGATTCTACCCTTGGACTATCGAATGTAAACCATCTTGAAAAGCTTTATAACGGATGGTTTTTGGACTACGCCAGCTATGTGATTCTGGACCGCGCCGTTCCTTACTTCGAGGACGGTCTCAAGCCGGTGCAGCGCCGCATTCTGCATTCCCTTTTTGAAAACCACGACGGCCGCTACCAGAAGGTGGCTACCATCGTGGGTCGTACCATGGCTTATCACCCTCATGGTGATGCATCCATCGGTGATGCTCTGGTGGGCTTGGGCCAGAAGGGCCTGCTCATTGACACCCAGGGTAACTGGGGTAACCCCTTTACCGGTGACCGTGCCGCAGCCCCCCGATACATCGAAGGCCGACTGACACCGTTTGCCGTGGACGTGGTGTTCAATCCCGAAACTACGGAATGGATTCCCAGCTACGACGGTCGTAGCGAAGAACCGGTGACCCTCCCCGTCAAGTTCCCCCTGCTTTTGGCACAGGGCGTAGACGGTATTGCTGTGGGTCTTTCCACCTACATCCTCCCCCACAACTTCCGCGAACTTTGCCAGGCAAGCATCGACTACCTCCGCGGCAAGAAAGTGGTTCTCTATCCGGACTTCTTTACCGGCGGCATCATCGATGTTTCCGACTACAATGATGGTCAGCGAGGCGGCAAGGTTAAGGTTCGTGCCAAGATCGAAAAGGTGGACAACAAGACTTTGGCCATTAAGGAAATTCCTTATGGCACCACTACCGTAAGCCTGATCGAAAGCATCGTGAAGGCCAACGAAAAGGGCAAGATCAAGATTAAGCATGTGGACGACAATACCAGCCAGTCCGTGGAAATTTTGATCCACCTGCAGCCGGGCACCGACCCCCAGGTGGCCATGAACGCCCTCTACGCCTTTACCGACTGCGAAAAGAGCCTGTCCCCCTGCACCTGCGTCATCGTAGACAAGCATCCCAAGTTCCTGGGCGTATCCGAAATTCTGAAGATGAATACGGATCATACGGTTCAATTATTGAAATGGGAACTGGAAAACGAACGTAAGCATCTGGACGACAAGTGGCACATGACCAGTCTGGAAAAGATCTTCATCGAAAAGAAGGTCTACCAGGTCATCGAAAACGCCAAGAGTCGTGACGAAATGGTCCAGCTTATTGACGACGGTCTTAAGCCCTACATCAAGCATCTGCGTCGCGAAGTCACTCAGGAAGAAATCCTGAAGCTGGCAGAAATTCCTATCCGCCGTATCAGCCGATTCGACCGTAAGAAGGCCGATGAACTGTTGGCAGAACTGGACGCAAGCATCCAGCAGAATACCTTCAATCAGGAACACATTACGGACTACACCATCGACCACTTCAAGAACATCCTGAAGAAGTACGGCGAAGGCAAGGAACGTAAGAGCGAGATTGCTGAATTCGGCAAGGTGGAAGCGGTTCATGTGGCCATTGCCAACCAGAAGCTCTATGTAAACCGCAAGGAAGGCTTCCTGGGTACCGGCATGAAGAAAGAAGAATACCTCTTCGACGTGTCCGAGTACGACGACCTTATCGTGTTCAAGGCCGACGGAAGCTTTAAGGTGGTCAAGGTCAGCGACAAGGACTTCGTGGGCAAGGACATTATTCTCGTCGAAAAATTCAAGAAGGACGACGACCGTCACATTTATAACGTCATCCACCTGGACGGTAAAGACGGAGCCTACTACATCAAGCGATTTAACGTGGGTGGCGTTACCCGCGACAAGGATTACTTCATGGGCAAGGGCAAGCCGGGCAGCAAAATCCTGTATATGTCCAGCAACATGAATGGCGAAGCCGAAGTGGTAGAAGTCACCCTGAAGCCCCGTCCCCGCACCAAGCTGAACTTTGAAGTGGACTTCAGCACCATCGAAGTGAAGGGTCGCGGAGCCATGGGCAACATCGTGACAAAGTATCCCGTCAAGAGCATCAAACGTCTGCGCAAGGGCGTAAGCACCCTGGGAGCCCGCGTACTGTACTTTGACGCCCCCAGCGGTGTAATCAGCACCCAGAAGAAGGGCGACCGCATTGGTGAGTTTGGCGAAAAGGACAAAATCTTGATCGTCAAGGAAAACGGTTCTGCCCGCGTCCATGACATGGCCGACCCGATTATTGTGGGTACTGGCATCAAGTATATCCACAAGTACGACCCGACACAGATTTTCTCTATTCTGTACTTTGAAGGCGGAAACTTCAACTACATGGTCAAGCGATTCAACCTGGATGGCTGCCCCATGACTACGGAGTTCAACCTGATTTCCGACCACAAGGATTCCAAGATGATCGAGTTCTTTGCCTCTAACGATGCCAAGGAACTGATGGAATACCAGGTAGGTCGCGAAGTCCAGAAGGAAGAACTGGACCTGACGGAAGTTGCAGAAATCAAGGGCTACAAGGCTCTTGGCAGCAAGTTTACCGCCAAGAAGGTGAAGCGCGTTAGCCGCATTTCTCCCGCCGACTCATTCGACGATGGAGCAAGTGAATCCGACGACGCAGACGACGCCGAACCCAGTCTATTCTAG
- a CDS encoding glycosyltransferase family 2 protein, giving the protein MADIFIFVPAYNVEKTLGDVLSAIPESVWKRSEVMVIDDGSMDNTRGAYDEFVKTHPRMPLFYFRFEKNSGYGAVVKKGLRLSTAGSYRFVACLHGDGQYPANLLDKFIEHLENFEAPSGQKLVLLQGSRHATRGGAKAGNMPLHKRIGGAFLTALENRVFRQKLTDRHSGFILYRTSFLKTVDLEKLSPSFDIDLELISIADARGFALGELPIPTVYAEETSNLNVVTYGLRCLRLVWRRLFK; this is encoded by the coding sequence ATGGCTGATATCTTCATTTTTGTTCCTGCCTATAATGTGGAAAAGACGTTAGGAGATGTTCTTTCTGCAATTCCTGAAAGCGTCTGGAAACGTTCCGAGGTGATGGTCATTGACGATGGCTCTATGGACAATACCCGCGGTGCATACGATGAATTCGTCAAGACTCATCCCAGAATGCCGCTGTTCTATTTCCGCTTTGAGAAAAATAGCGGGTACGGCGCTGTAGTGAAAAAAGGCCTGCGGTTAAGTACAGCTGGTTCTTATAGATTCGTAGCGTGTCTTCACGGGGATGGACAGTATCCCGCAAATCTGCTGGACAAGTTCATTGAACATCTTGAAAACTTTGAAGCCCCTTCGGGACAGAAACTTGTACTTCTGCAGGGGTCTCGACATGCAACCCGCGGGGGTGCTAAGGCGGGGAACATGCCCCTCCATAAAAGGATTGGGGGTGCTTTCCTGACGGCTTTAGAAAACCGGGTGTTCCGTCAAAAACTGACGGATCGGCACAGCGGATTCATACTTTACCGCACCAGCTTTTTAAAGACGGTGGATCTTGAAAAGTTAAGCCCCAGCTTTGATATTGACTTGGAACTGATCTCCATTGCGGACGCTCGCGGGTTTGCTCTGGGCGAATTACCTATCCCTACAGTCTATGCCGAGGAGACGTCCAATCTAAATGTGGTGACGTACGGATTACGTTGTCTAAGACTTGTGTGGCGGAGGCTCTTTAAGTGA
- a CDS encoding NAD-dependent epimerase/dehydratase family protein, with protein sequence MKPVLRFDDPSITVAVVGCGGFIGSHLLQAIFEKTCWRVFGVDLESYRIQQHLANPRLEFLCADLADSSVIKRVAAFPVVINLAAICTPSRYMDEAAEVIRSNYDHPARLADACLKSGAWLVHFSTSEIYGKTSAESGLLNEDHTEISFGPVSASRWSYATAKLLTERYIAGLSGLSWTVVRPFNFVGPYMDYMPGVDGEGIPRVLANFSSALVRGEPLALVNGGKAKRSFTSVHDAVEFLFCLFGAAPESCDHQAFNVGNPDNELSIGELAQKMRSIYASIRGVDVSSIPEPREISGEEYYGAGYEDSMRRLPDVSKAERLVNFRARTPLDEVLRESLEWFVSHYS encoded by the coding sequence TTGAAACCTGTATTAAGATTTGACGATCCTTCAATCACCGTAGCCGTTGTTGGCTGCGGTGGTTTTATTGGTAGTCATCTTTTGCAGGCCATCTTTGAGAAGACCTGCTGGCGTGTCTTTGGCGTGGATCTGGAATCTTACAGAATTCAGCAACACCTGGCTAATCCCCGACTGGAATTTCTCTGTGCGGATTTGGCTGATTCTTCCGTGATTAAGCGGGTGGCAGCTTTCCCTGTGGTCATCAATCTGGCCGCCATTTGCACGCCTAGTCGCTACATGGATGAGGCTGCGGAAGTCATTCGCAGTAACTATGACCACCCGGCTCGACTGGCAGATGCTTGCCTGAAGAGCGGCGCCTGGTTGGTGCATTTCTCTACTTCTGAAATATACGGTAAGACTTCTGCGGAATCCGGCTTGCTGAACGAGGACCACACGGAAATATCCTTCGGTCCCGTAAGCGCTTCCCGCTGGAGTTATGCTACGGCAAAGCTCCTGACGGAACGTTATATTGCAGGCCTTTCCGGACTGAGCTGGACTGTAGTGAGACCTTTCAACTTTGTAGGACCCTACATGGACTACATGCCTGGCGTCGATGGGGAAGGAATCCCGCGAGTTCTTGCGAACTTCTCCAGCGCTCTTGTGCGGGGGGAACCTCTTGCTCTTGTAAACGGCGGTAAGGCCAAACGCAGTTTTACCTCCGTACATGATGCGGTGGAATTCCTGTTTTGCCTCTTCGGTGCTGCTCCCGAAAGTTGCGACCACCAGGCTTTCAATGTGGGCAATCCCGATAATGAACTTTCCATCGGGGAACTTGCCCAGAAAATGCGTTCTATTTACGCAAGTATTCGCGGTGTAGACGTTTCCTCCATTCCTGAACCGCGTGAAATTTCCGGAGAAGAATATTATGGCGCTGGCTATGAAGACTCCATGCGCCGCCTTCCCGATGTAAGCAAGGCGGAACGTCTTGTGAACTTTCGGGCTCGCACCCCTCTGGACGAGGTTCTGCGGGAATCTCTGGAATGGTTCGTGAGCCATTATTCCTGA
- a CDS encoding sigma 54-interacting transcriptional regulator has protein sequence MKQPIGPEISVIQKISAAIIHERDAEKLLSNVLAILDTELGMLRGTFTLRFGDTLKIEASHGMTEAEKQLGQYHMGEGITGHVAETGRSHVIPDLRKDSRFLNRTGSRNYDSQVAFICVPLVHDEQVIGTLSVDRPVDVTTDLDHDVALLEIIANITGDAANECQEVHSEHAALLEENQKLRDMLSGNPTELVGNCREMQIVYEQTRQVAPSDATVLIRGGSGTGKEMIARAIVNLSSRKDKPFITLNCAALPENLVESELFGHEKGAFTGAVNRRIGRAEAANGGTLFLDEIGDLTMQTQVKLLRFLQEKTFSRVGSNEELHSDVRFLAATSRNLEELMEKKLFREDLFYRLNIFPISMPDLAKRQSDIILLAEHFIEKMNLRYSKKVVRLSTTAINLLMSYHWPGNVRELENCMERAVLTASDDCIHSYNLPPSLQTSLSTGSIISAEMKNAPLDVMMNNYERELITEAIKRNNGNISAAGRELGVSPRMMNYRMNKLGLNTK, from the coding sequence ATGAAACAGCCAATCGGTCCAGAAATCTCGGTTATTCAAAAGATTAGCGCAGCTATCATTCACGAACGTGATGCAGAAAAGCTGCTGTCCAATGTTCTTGCCATTTTGGATACAGAACTTGGCATGCTTCGTGGTACATTCACCTTGCGCTTTGGTGATACCTTGAAGATTGAAGCTTCCCACGGTATGACGGAAGCTGAAAAGCAGTTGGGTCAGTACCATATGGGTGAAGGTATTACAGGTCACGTTGCTGAAACGGGACGTAGCCATGTGATTCCCGACTTGCGTAAGGATTCTCGCTTCCTGAACCGTACGGGTTCTCGTAATTACGATTCCCAGGTGGCCTTCATTTGCGTGCCTCTGGTTCATGATGAACAGGTCATCGGTACTCTTTCTGTGGACCGCCCGGTGGATGTGACCACGGATTTGGATCATGACGTTGCCTTGCTGGAAATCATCGCCAACATTACGGGTGATGCCGCCAACGAATGTCAGGAAGTCCATTCTGAACATGCCGCCTTGCTGGAAGAAAACCAGAAGCTGCGTGATATGTTGTCCGGTAATCCCACGGAACTGGTGGGTAACTGCCGCGAAATGCAGATTGTGTATGAACAGACTCGTCAGGTGGCACCCTCTGATGCAACCGTTCTGATTCGTGGTGGTAGCGGTACTGGTAAGGAAATGATCGCCCGCGCTATCGTGAATTTGTCTTCCCGTAAGGATAAGCCTTTCATTACCTTGAACTGCGCTGCCCTTCCGGAAAACCTGGTTGAAAGCGAACTGTTCGGCCATGAAAAGGGTGCCTTTACTGGTGCTGTGAACCGCCGTATCGGTCGTGCAGAAGCAGCCAATGGCGGTACTCTCTTCCTGGACGAAATTGGTGATTTGACCATGCAGACACAGGTGAAGCTTCTCCGCTTCTTGCAGGAAAAGACTTTCAGCCGTGTGGGTAGTAACGAAGAACTTCATTCCGATGTTCGCTTCCTGGCTGCAACTAGCCGCAATCTGGAAGAACTGATGGAAAAGAAACTGTTCCGCGAAGACTTGTTCTACCGCCTGAACATTTTCCCGATTTCCATGCCGGACTTGGCAAAGCGCCAGAGTGACATTATCTTGTTGGCAGAACACTTCATTGAAAAGATGAACCTGCGTTACAGCAAGAAAGTTGTTCGTTTGTCTACAACCGCCATTAATCTGCTCATGAGCTATCATTGGCCGGGTAACGTTCGTGAATTGGAGAACTGCATGGAACGTGCCGTTCTTACTGCAAGTGACGATTGCATCCATAGCTACAACCTGCCGCCTTCGCTGCAGACTAGCCTTAGCACCGGCTCCATCATTTCTGCTGAAATGAAGAACGCCCCGCTGGATGTGATGATGAATAACTACGAACGTGAACTGATCACCGAAGCTATCAAGCGCAACAACGGAAATATTTCCGCTGCAGGCCGTGAGCTGGGTGTCAGCCCCCGCATGATGAACTATCGCATGAACAAGCTGGGACTGAATACCAAGTAA
- a CDS encoding LL-diaminopimelate aminotransferase: MNEKIVNPYYDRLPGSYLFSTIAKKIKEYQGTHANADIIRLGIGDVTTPIIPAAIEAMHKAVDEMACKNTFRGYGPEQGYDFLREAIIRGEYTPRGVEMDPDDVFVSDGSKCDVANIQELFAADVKIAIPDPVYPVYLDSNVMAGRTGFMQEDGHFSEVTYLASTAENNFQPELPKNPVQLIYLCSPNNPTGTVLSRETLQKFVDYANETGALILFDGAYNCYIQDESLPHSIYEIPGARNCAIEFRSFSKTAGFTGVRCAYTIVPHELGKLRSMWNRRQCTKFNGVNYVVQRAAESIYTPVGWEQTKAVIKGYMDTAAMIRSELTAAGYTVFGGEHAPYIWWKLENGEKSFDFFDRLLGTCEVVGTPGSGFGPCGEGYFRLTAFGDHEQTKVALKRIKEKL, translated from the coding sequence ATGAACGAAAAGATTGTCAATCCGTACTACGATCGTCTTCCTGGCAGCTACCTGTTTTCTACCATTGCCAAGAAAATTAAGGAATACCAGGGCACTCACGCAAACGCCGACATTATCCGCCTGGGTATCGGTGACGTGACCACTCCCATTATCCCCGCCGCTATCGAAGCCATGCACAAGGCTGTGGATGAAATGGCTTGCAAGAACACCTTCCGCGGTTACGGTCCGGAACAGGGTTATGATTTCCTTCGTGAAGCTATTATTCGCGGTGAATATACTCCCCGCGGCGTTGAAATGGACCCCGATGATGTATTTGTAAGTGATGGCTCCAAGTGCGACGTTGCTAACATCCAGGAACTTTTTGCTGCTGACGTGAAGATTGCCATTCCTGACCCGGTTTACCCTGTGTATCTGGACTCCAACGTGATGGCTGGCCGTACGGGCTTTATGCAGGAAGATGGCCATTTCTCTGAAGTGACTTACCTGGCATCTACCGCCGAAAACAATTTCCAGCCGGAGCTTCCCAAGAATCCGGTGCAGCTGATTTACCTGTGCAGCCCCAACAACCCGACGGGAACTGTTCTTAGCCGCGAAACTTTGCAGAAGTTTGTGGATTACGCCAACGAAACCGGCGCTCTGATCCTGTTCGATGGTGCTTATAACTGCTACATCCAGGATGAATCTCTGCCTCACTCCATTTATGAAATTCCGGGTGCCCGCAACTGCGCAATCGAATTCCGCAGTTTCAGTAAGACTGCTGGCTTTACCGGAGTCCGTTGCGCTTACACCATCGTGCCTCATGAACTGGGCAAGCTTCGCTCCATGTGGAATCGCCGTCAGTGCACTAAGTTTAACGGCGTGAACTACGTTGTCCAGCGTGCTGCCGAATCTATTTATACTCCCGTAGGTTGGGAACAGACTAAGGCTGTCATCAAGGGCTATATGGACACCGCTGCTATGATCCGCTCCGAGCTGACTGCTGCCGGTTACACCGTATTTGGTGGCGAACACGCTCCCTATATCTGGTGGAAGCTGGAAAATGGCGAAAAGTCTTTCGACTTCTTCGATCGTCTGCTTGGTACTTGCGAAGTGGTGGGAACTCCGGGATCTGGCTTTGGCCCCTGTGGTGAAGGATACTTCCGCTTGACCGCCTTCGGAGATCATGAACAGACCAAGGTCGCCTTGAAACGAATCAAGGAAAAACTTTAA
- a CDS encoding NAD(+) synthase, producing MFGFYRFASVCPNLKVADTAFNTAEIIRCGKLAQENGTAVTVFPELCITGYTCSDLFHQELLLKNAYGSLQKIAEAFADSDMIVAVGLPLRMFGRLYNCAAFVQRGQLIAVTPKIHLPNQREFYEKRHFNSGRDLLNSADRITWDFPGFGEVPVTNFIRSGVSSVAGCDAENAGAEICFGVELCEDLWTPMPPSGELALAGANVILNLSASDALVGKGDYRRNLVMNQSARCMAAYVYSSAGVQESTTDMVFSGHLMIAENGSMLAERKDYGRESEIIYADVDVQRLNMQRLSEGSFQDFDATPYFATAAEFGPLPEVKVLNRFICSTPFVPGNVETRDSNCREIFNIQCAGLAKRMEASHSKRAVVGLSGGLDSTLALLVIAETFKLMNRPASEILVLTMPGFGTTNRTKNNAVTMAELLGVELRTVSIKDACMQHFSDIGHDPAVLNVTYENVQARERTQILMDVANKEGGIVVGTGDLSEIALGWSTYNADHMSMYAVNCDIPKTLVRHVVAWYADRARNFIADEKTADELSAVLRDILDTPVSPELLPADANGQIAQKTESILGAYEIHDFYLYHFAKYGAEPAKLLYLAKIAFAGTYPDEELERCLKLFVRRFFTQQFKRSCIPDGPKVGTISLSPRADWRMPSDASFSDWLES from the coding sequence ATGTTCGGATTTTATCGATTTGCTTCTGTTTGCCCCAACCTGAAGGTTGCGGATACTGCCTTTAACACTGCGGAGATTATTCGCTGCGGTAAGCTTGCTCAGGAAAATGGGACCGCTGTTACCGTGTTTCCTGAACTGTGCATTACAGGATACACCTGCAGTGACTTGTTCCATCAGGAACTGCTATTGAAGAATGCTTATGGTAGCCTTCAGAAGATTGCAGAAGCGTTTGCGGATTCCGATATGATTGTTGCAGTGGGTTTGCCTCTGCGTATGTTTGGTCGCCTTTATAACTGTGCTGCTTTTGTGCAGCGTGGCCAGCTCATTGCAGTGACTCCCAAGATTCATTTGCCCAACCAGCGCGAATTCTACGAGAAGCGTCACTTCAATAGCGGTCGCGACTTGCTGAATTCTGCAGATCGCATTACCTGGGATTTCCCGGGCTTTGGCGAAGTGCCTGTAACTAACTTCATTCGTAGTGGCGTAAGTTCTGTGGCTGGCTGTGATGCTGAAAATGCGGGGGCCGAAATTTGCTTTGGCGTGGAACTTTGCGAAGACCTTTGGACTCCCATGCCGCCTAGCGGTGAACTGGCCTTGGCTGGAGCAAACGTTATCCTGAACCTTTCTGCCAGCGATGCGTTGGTGGGGAAGGGCGATTACCGCCGTAACCTGGTGATGAACCAGTCTGCTCGTTGCATGGCGGCCTACGTTTATTCTTCTGCTGGTGTGCAGGAATCTACTACGGACATGGTCTTTAGCGGTCACCTGATGATTGCTGAAAACGGAAGCATGCTTGCGGAACGTAAGGATTACGGTCGCGAGTCCGAAATTATTTATGCGGATGTGGACGTTCAGCGCCTGAATATGCAGCGCCTGAGCGAAGGTTCCTTCCAGGATTTTGACGCAACACCCTATTTTGCAACTGCTGCAGAATTCGGCCCCCTGCCGGAAGTGAAGGTCTTGAACCGCTTTATCTGTTCTACTCCCTTCGTGCCGGGTAACGTGGAAACCCGCGATTCCAACTGCCGTGAAATCTTTAACATTCAGTGTGCTGGCCTTGCAAAACGTATGGAAGCCTCTCACTCCAAGCGCGCTGTGGTGGGCTTGAGCGGTGGCCTGGATTCTACGCTGGCTTTGCTGGTGATTGCTGAAACTTTCAAACTGATGAATCGCCCTGCTTCCGAAATTCTAGTGCTGACCATGCCCGGCTTTGGAACAACTAACCGCACGAAAAATAATGCGGTGACTATGGCGGAACTATTGGGCGTTGAACTGCGTACCGTATCCATCAAGGATGCTTGTATGCAGCACTTTAGCGACATTGGACATGACCCTGCTGTGTTGAACGTGACTTACGAAAACGTTCAGGCCCGCGAACGTACGCAGATCCTGATGGATGTTGCCAACAAGGAAGGCGGTATCGTGGTTGGTACTGGTGACCTGTCTGAAATTGCGTTGGGCTGGAGCACTTATAATGCCGATCACATGTCCATGTATGCAGTGAACTGCGATATCCCGAAGACTCTGGTGCGCCATGTGGTGGCCTGGTACGCAGACCGCGCTCGTAACTTTATTGCTGATGAAAAGACTGCGGATGAACTTTCTGCTGTGCTTCGCGATATTTTGGATACGCCTGTTTCTCCGGAATTACTCCCTGCCGATGCCAATGGCCAGATTGCCCAGAAGACGGAGTCCATCTTGGGTGCTTATGAAATTCATGATTTCTATCTGTACCATTTTGCTAAGTACGGGGCAGAACCTGCAAAGCTTCTGTATCTGGCTAAGATTGCTTTTGCCGGCACCTATCCGGACGAAGAACTGGAACGCTGCCTGAAGCTGTTTGTACGCCGCTTCTTTACTCAGCAGTTCAAGCGCAGTTGCATTCCCGATGGCCCTAAGGTTGGTACCATCTCCTTGTCTCCTCGTGCAGACTGGAGAATGCCCTCGGATGCAAGTTTCAGTGATTGGCTGGAAAGCTAG
- a CDS encoding SDR family oxidoreductase: MRYAVITGASSGIGAEFAKNLSARGYGLILVARREDRLQALAKELGTPAEVFTADLSSQSECERLGEFLDKFDVGVFINNAGFGDCGAFAETDLSKELRMINVNVIALHLLSKLAVKILAKNGGHLLNVGSSAGLMPSGPYMATYYATKAYVVSLTQGIAVELQESKSNVSASVLCPGPVKTEFNDVANVQFALPGISPKFCASYALKMMFKKKTIIVPSLIMKGAAIAGKLLPRYIASKIAGAQQKKKLGKV, from the coding sequence ATGAGATACGCAGTTATTACAGGCGCCAGCTCGGGTATCGGCGCCGAATTCGCAAAGAATTTGTCCGCCCGCGGTTATGGTCTTATTCTGGTGGCCCGTCGCGAAGACCGCCTGCAGGCACTTGCCAAAGAATTGGGAACTCCTGCAGAAGTATTTACCGCAGACCTTTCCAGCCAGAGTGAATGTGAACGTCTGGGCGAATTTCTTGACAAGTTCGACGTAGGCGTCTTTATCAACAACGCTGGCTTCGGCGATTGCGGCGCATTTGCGGAAACAGACTTAAGCAAGGAACTGCGCATGATCAACGTGAACGTCATCGCGCTGCACCTCCTTTCCAAGCTAGCCGTAAAGATTCTGGCAAAGAACGGCGGACATCTCTTGAACGTAGGATCCAGCGCAGGCCTTATGCCTTCCGGTCCCTACATGGCCACCTACTACGCTACCAAGGCCTATGTGGTAAGCCTTACCCAGGGAATCGCCGTGGAACTTCAGGAATCCAAATCCAACGTATCCGCTAGCGTGCTCTGCCCGGGTCCAGTAAAGACAGAATTCAATGACGTAGCCAACGTGCAGTTCGCCTTGCCGGGAATCTCCCCCAAGTTCTGCGCTAGCTACGCACTGAAGATGATGTTCAAGAAAAAGACCATCATTGTCCCCAGCTTGATCATGAAGGGCGCCGCCATTGCAGGCAAGCTCCTCCCCCGCTATATTGCCTCCAAGATTGCAGGTGCACAGCAGAAAAAGAAACTGGGCAAAGTCTAA